One Streptomonospora salina genomic window, TCGAGATGGCCGAATAAGGGCTCGGCCACCCCGGAGAAGGCTTCTACACGTGTCCCGTTGAGCCGGAAGACGTGGTCGGTGCCGACGACGCCGATGCCCCGGATCACCCTGCGGATGCCCCGGTTACTCCCCAGCACGGCGTGCACATGGCCCCCGAAACGCTTTCTGCCCTGGCGATTCGTAATATAGCGGGTGACCGTGGCAGGGGATCCGACGAAGGCCGCCAGCCCGGCGGCAGCGGTACGGGCGGAAACCCGCCGGAACCACGGGAAGTCCTCCGGCCGAAGGTGGTATCCGGGAACGGTCGGAGGTTCGGTTCCACCCTCCTGCGGCGGTCGGATGACCCACGGACCGTTCCCTTCCCTGAACCGCTGGTCCAGATCACTCGGCGCCGGTATGCCCAGCCATCCCCCCGCACCTTCGGCGTGCAGCGCATGGACGGTGAGCGGTCCGTTCCGCGGAAGCAACGCGGAACTGAAGACCATACCGGGTGTTTCGTTCCACTCCCCGATATGCACGGCCTCGACGTGCGCCGAAGCGGCAGCGAGTTGTTGATACGACGCCTTGGATCCGGAGGCGTGGTTCGCCCTGCCCACAATGGGGACGATCAACGACGAATCACCCGGGCGCCAGATTTCGGCGAAGAACTCGGGGCGGAATCTCCACGGCTGCGCATCATGCCTGGGCGAGAGCGTCGACCATCCGGCGAGGAGCGTGGTATCGGCGGGAACGAGCGAGACACGGTGGTCGGGATAGCGTCGGCGCAGCACGATCCCGGCCAGCGCGAGTCCTATACCGTTCCCGAGCTCCCGGGCCTGGACGGCCCGGTGCTGTCCGACGGTTTCCCGTCCTTCGGAAGAAAGCCCGAGGTAGCCGTACTCGTTTTGCGTCAAAGCCTGGAGGTAGGTCAGGCTGGCCCAGTGCTCGGCCATCCCGCGCGCCGCCCCCTGGTGCGCGAGGGCCATGGAGAGGCCCAGTGTGTGGAGCATGTCCAACGGTGCGAGCCGGACGTCGTCCTGTTCCCGCCACGGAAGCTCCCGCAGCCCCGGTTTCCGGCGCCGCGGTTCGCGACCGCGTTCCCTTTTCCGATCATCGTCCTCGTCCACTGCCTCTTGCATATTCCCGGCCAACCCGGGATCGGAATCGATCGCGATCGTAGACCTACGTACCAGATTCCTGAACACTTCGGCTGTCCCGGTCAGAGTATCCTCCTCGCAACTCGTGCAGAACCCGGAAGCACAGCACGAGCATCCCGGCCACGGTGCGGATCAGGCAACCCCGGGGAAGCGACATAAATCCGCGCAACGAAGAACGCCCCAGAGGCATATGGTGCAGGTGAGACTCCAGCGAAAACCGCCTCTTCGGATCCGCGGACCGTCCTGGTTCCGTTCCGTGCGCGGATCCGCTGATTCCCGGAATCCCCGTGCTTCGCAGCGTCGAACACGGGGGGATCAGATTCCCGGTTTACGGTTCCTCGCCGGCGAGCGCCTGTACCGGCGGGGCGGTTACGCGGAACACGGGGAACCGGTGGGCCACGCGCGCGAACTCCGCGAGCGGGGAGCCGGCGCTCACGGGAAGGTGCACTCCGGCGTTGGGCGCCCGCTGCAGATAGGTCATCGGCACCTGCGCGCGGTGCTCCGCGGCGACTTCTGCGAGGAGCACCTCCTCGCGGCGGCCGTGGCGCAGCACCGCGCTACCGCCAGCCGCGCGGACGTTGCGGACCCGGTTCGACCCGTCCCCGAGCATCGACACCAGGTGCCTCTCCCCGCCGGCGACGGCCATCACCAGCGGCGTGGCTACGGTCCGGCCCGTGCTCCTGCCGGCCACTTCGAGAACGACCAGGTGATCCGGGGCGATCCCGCGCGCGTCGACGACGAAGTCCCGCAACGCCACGGTGCGTAAAACGTTCCTATCCCCAGAGTGCGCCGCAACCCCGCGTTCGCCTCCGCACCTCTCCCGCTCATCGCAACACAGCACCTCCGAATTGGCCGAATCCGGCCACACAGTTGATCATCGGCCTCATTTGTCAGTAACTTCACTGAAACGTTTTAAGTGGTGCGGGTCACGTGATCCGCACCATGGACGCGTGCCACCGCACCATCCCCCTGCCCATCCCCACGCGACGACCTCGCCGCTTCGGCGGCGCGGGAAGGAGCGCCCATGCCCGCCCACGACGACACCGACGCCCACCGCCCCCGCTCGGGCTTCTCCCGCCGCTCGTTCATCGGCGCGGGGGCCGCCCTCGGCACCACCGCCGCACTCCAGCCCGCCCTCGGCCTGCCCGGCGCGGCCGCCGCCCCCGCCGAGGCCGACCTCACCGCCGGACTGGCCGACCCCGCGCGCGCCGTCCAGGCGAAATTCCGCTGGTGGTGGCCCCACGGGATGGTCGAACCCGCCGAGATCCGCCGCGAGATCGACCAGATCGCCGACGCCGGATTCGGCGGTGTGGAGATCTCCGACGTCCACCACAGCGTGGAGCAGGACCTCGACCCCGCCGGTTCGGGCTGGGGTACCGAATCCTGGTGCACCGCACTGGAGGCGGCACTCTCGCGCGCCGAACGCCGCGGCGTGGTCGTCGACGTCACCATCGGCCCTGCATGGCCGGCGGCGGTTCCCACCATCACGCCCCAGGACGACGCCGCCATGCGCGAACTCGCCCACGGCGCCCGGTTCGTCGACGCCGGGGAACAGGTCGACGGCCCGCTGCCCGAACCCGAAGTCGCCCCCGCCGACGGGGTGAGCGAGCGCTCCCTGTTCGCCGTGCAGGCGGTGCGGCTGGCCGAGGGCGCTTCACCCGGGGACTCCCCCTGCTCCCTGGATCCCGACACGCTCGTGGACCTGACCTCCTCGGCCGACGGCGAGCGGCTGTCGTGGACCGCTCCCGACGGCGGCGGCACCTGGGCGCTCCTCGCCTACTGGGAGCGCGGCAGCGGCCAGCGCCCCGAGGCCGGCCCGCACACCGAGCCGGCCTCCTACGTCGTCGACCACTTCAGCCGGGCAGGCACCCGCGCGGTCACCGGCTTCTGGGAGGAGCACATCCTCACCGGCGGCATCCGCCGCCTGCTGAAGGGGCCCGCCGGAGGTGCGCTGTTCGAAGACTCCATCGAGATGGAGACCGAAGCGACCCTCTGGACAGCCCGGATGCCCGCCGCGTTCGAGGAGCACACCGGCTACGACCCGCTGCCCTACCTGCCGGTGCTCGTGCGCGCCCACGAGGACAAGGTGTTCAGCTACGGCCCCGACGCCGACCGCCGCGCGATCGACGACTACAACGACGTCCTCTCCCAGCTCTACATCGACCACCACGCCGCCGCGCTCACGGAGTGGGCGCACGGGCTCGGCCTGCAGTACCGCATCCAGCCCTACGGACTGGAGACCGACGCCGCCGCGAAGGCGGCCGTGGTCGACATCCCCGAGGGCGAAACCCTGGGCTTCAACAACCTCGACGACTTCCGCAGCCTCGCCGGCGGACGCGACCTCGGCGGAAACACCGTGCTCTCCAGCGAGGCCGGCGCCGTCTACGGCGGCTCCTACAGCACCACCTGGAAGCAGACGGCGCGCACGATCGGGCGGGAGTACGCCGCCGGTGTCAACCAGGCCGTTCTGCACGGGTTCTCCTACGCCGACGCTCCCGGCGCCCGCTGGCCCGGATTCGCCGCCTTCACCCCCTACAGCGGAGGCGTCGGCTACAGCGAGTCCTGGGGGCCGCGCCAACCCACATGGCAGCACGTGGACGCCGTATCCGGTTTCTTCGCCCGCGCCCAGCACACACTGCAGTGGGGCGCCTCCACCGTCGACGTCGCCTTCCTGCGGCAGAAGGGGTATGCGGGCTCGGGATTCGGCGCCGCCTTCTTCAGCGACGCGGGTGTGCGCGCGGGCTGGACGCACCAGTTCGTGAGCCCGCGCCTGCTGGAGATCACCGATCCGGACGTGCACGACGGGGTGCTGGCGCCGGACGGCCCCGCCTACCGCCTGCTGGTCTTCGAAGGCGACGCGTTCAACGGCCGGGTGGCGACCCTGCCGCTGGAGACGGCCCGCCGACTGCTGCGCTACGCCCGTGCGGGCCTGCGGATCCTGGTCGTGGGCGACTGGAGCTCGCCGCAGCCGCCCGGCGTGGACCAGAGCGACTCCGGGGAGCTGGGCGAGACGGTGCGGGCCCTGCTCGACGAGCCCACGGTGCGCCGGGTGGCCACCCGGGAGGACATCCCCGACGGCATCGCCGCGCTCGACGCCGCCCCGGCCGTCTCCTACGCCCAGGACTCGCCGCTGCTGCACGCCCGGCGGCGCTCCCGCCGTCTGGACGCCTACTACCTCACCAACGGCTCCGACGACACCGAGGTCGACCACGACGCCGTCTTCGCCACGGACGTCCGCCACGCCTACCCCTTCGCCGTCGACCTGTGGACGGGCGCGGTCTCCCCGATTCCGGTGCACACCGTCGAGGACGGCGGAATCCGGCTGCGCGTGCGACTGGCGCCCGGGGCCTCGACGGTGATCGCCCTCGCCCGGCCGCAGTGGGCCAAGGACGCCGCCGGCGCGTCGGAGGGGACGCCGCCGGGGCAGCTGCGCAAGCTCCGCTTCAGCGAAACCGACGCCGACACGGTGCACGTAGTCGGCAAGAGCGCCAAAGCGCGGGCCGCGAAGGCGGGCACCTACACCGCGACGCGCGCCGACGGCCGGTCGGTCTCCACGACGATCGCGAAGGTCGGCGAGCGGCGGGAGCTGACCCGCTGGCACCTGGAGGTCGAGGACTGGCGGCCCGGCGACGCGACCGCCGAAACCGCGATCCGCACCCACGACCTGGACCTGGACGGGTTGGCGCCCTGGACCGAGCTCGACGGCCTGGCCGACGTTTCGGGGATCGGGCGCTACACCGCCACCGTCGAGCTGGGGGACGGCTGGACCGGCGGGCACGGCGCCTACCTGGATCTGGGCCGGGTCAGCGACCTGTACCGGGTGCGGGTCAACGGCGGCGCCGTCCCCGCCGGCGACCAGATCGCCCCGGTCGTCGACCTCGGCGACCGCCTGAAGCGCGGCACGAACACCGTCGAGGTCGAGGTCTCCACGACCCTCATCAACCGCATGCGGGCGTTCCGCCCCGATGTCTACGGCGACGTGCCCCGCCAGGAGCAGGGCCTGATGGGCCCGGTCCGCCTGCTGCCCTACGGACAGGCCAAGCTGTAGCCCGCCCCGGCCGGCGGTCCGGGGCCGAGCCCCGGACCGTCGGCGGCGGATCGGGCCACGGTCGAACGGAACGAGGACGTCCCGCTGCGGCGGACCGACCGAAACCGCCGGCCCCGCCCTTCGGTGCAGAGCGGGGCCGGCGGACCGGGTGCGTCAGGACGAGGCCGCCGCCTTCTCCGCCTTGGCGGGGCTCTGCCAGATCCGCAGCAGCCGGGCGAGCAGGCCCAGCAGCAGGGCCGCCGCGCAGGCGCCGGCGCCCAGTGCCCAGGCGCCGTAGTTGACGGCGAGCACCGGCAGCAGTGCGGTGATCAGGCCGCCGCCCAGAACCGGGCTGAAGAACGGCGCGCGCAGCGCGTAAGCGCGGGCGGCGTCGGTCTTGAGGTCGGGGTCGGCGGTGCGCAGCAGCATCAGGCCCACCGAGGAGACCGCGGTCAGCGTGCCGAAGTTGACGATGGCGTGCTCGAACCAGGACTCGCGGAACATCCGCGGGCCCGCCCAGTAGAAGAACGCGACCGCGACCGCGGCGGCAACCAGCATGACCAGGGTCAACGGCACGATGTTGGCCAGCACCACCGGCACCGAGACCGACGCCACGGCCGCGACCACGAGCAGGTCCAGCGCGGCGCCCTGGATCGCGCGCAGGCTGCCCGGGTCCACCGCGTCGGCGATCCGGGTCCGCCCGATCACCGCCTGCACGACGGCACCGCCGATCATCGCCAGCGGGAACAGCGGCATGCCGGGCACGACCAGCTCCAGTGCCGACTGCAGAATCCAGCCGATGAACACCGCCACAGCGATGAGCGCACCGTGGAAGGCGAGTCCGTCGACGAGGTCCTTGTTCAGCGTGACCCGGCCCAGGCCGGGGCGTTCGTCGCCGCTGAGCAGGTCGCGGGTAGCGGCTGCGCCCCCGGCGTGGGGCACGTCGCCGCGGCGGGCGCCGATGTTGATCAGCACCATTCCCATGACGATGCCGAACACCAGGCCGACGGTCGCACCGGCAAGCGCGAGCGCTCCGCCGTCGGCCCACCCCAGGTCGGAGTAGACCGGGGCCATCCCGCCCGCGGTGCCGTGGCCGCCCGGCCAGCCGATCTCCACGATGGTGCCGAACATGGCGTCCACGTTCCAGAAAGGCATCAGAACCGCCGCGCACACGAGCATCGGCACACCGATCATCAGCAGGTCGCCGATGTAGCCGAACAGCAGCTGCGGCGCGATCAGCCGGTAGCTCTGCCGCACGTTGGGCATGCGCACGCCGATGAGCATCGGCGCGAACACCACGGTGATGAGGATTCCCGGAAGCGTCGACCAGGTGGCGGTCATGCCTTCGGGGAACAGGCCGGCGCCATAGGGCCCGAGGGCGGCGCCGAGAACGCCGCCGATCAGCGCGGCCGGGATGAAGAGCCTGCGCAGCGGGGTGAACAGCAGCCGCAGCAGTACTCCGGCGAGGATGAGCAGGCCCAGCACGGTGAGGGCGAACAGAAGTGCGGTGACGGTGTCGCCGGAGACTTCGTCGGTGGGGAACATAGCGCTCCTTGGGTGGCCGTTGGGGGCGGGCGGCCGGCGGCCGCTCCCGGCCGCGGTAGGTGTGCCCCGGGCGCCGCGTGCGCGGCGGATCCCGGGCGCCTTCCGCGGCCCGGGTTCAGAACCGCGTTGCCGAGAAGGGGGCCAGGCTCTCCGGGCGCGCCCCCGTGCGCGCCCAGAACGCCAGCGCTTCGGCCACCGCCGGTGCGATGGCGAAGCCGTGCCCGGTCCAGCCGGTGCCCACCAGGGCGTTGGCCGTTCCCGGTACGCGGTCGATGACGGGGATCTCGTCGGCGCTGCAGGACTCGGGCCGGGCGGCGTCGGCCAGGTCGAGTTCGGCGTCGGACAGGTCGGCGTAGACCTCGGCTGCGGCGCGCAGGTTGCCGTGCACGTTGGCCTCGACGGTTTCGCCGCGGTCCAGTTCGGCGTTCCATCGGCCGCGCCAGCCGCCGCTGACCATGACGCCGCCGTCGGGCAGCGGTTTGAGCGACAGCGAGCGGTGGTCGTGGCCGATGAGGTGGCGCATCGGCGGCCCGGACTGCGGCACCACGCGCAGCGCCTGCGGGAGGATGCGCCAGACCGGCAGACTCACGCCGAAGTGCTCGCGCAGCAGATCGGGCGCTGCGGTGTTGTTGAGGATCAGCAGCGCCTGACCGATCTCGTAGCGGCGGCCGTCGGGGGTGGTGACGGCGGTGGCGCGTCCTCCGGCGACCTCGACGCCGGTGACCGGGCTGTACTCCTCTACTGCGGCGCCGCGCGCCCGCGCTGCCGCGGCGAAGGCCGCGGTGGCGGCGCCGTGGTCGGCGGTACCGTCGAACGGGCAGTACAGGGCTCCGCGCACCTCTGCGCCGACGGCGGGCTCCAGGGCGAGCACGCGGTCGCGGGTGAGAACCTCGGTGGGCACGCCGTTGCGGTTCTGCACGTCGGCGTGCGCCTGGGCGGCCACCAGTCCGCCCTTGGTGCCCGTCGCCTCCTGCTCGATGAGGTTGAGCCCGCCGGTGCGCTCGTAGCCTGTGTCGGCGCCCAGGCGTTCGGAGAGCGTGGGCCAGAGGCGGTAGGCGGCCCGCATGAGGGGGAGTTCGCGCAGGTCGCGCCGGTTCCCCCGCACACCGCGCCGGCCGAAGCCGCCGGAAGCGCCCGAAGCGGTTTCACCGGCTTCGAGGAGGAGCACGTCCTCCCCGGCGTCGGCGAGCATCCACGCCGCGGCGCACCCGTGGATGCCGCCCCCGATAATCACGAACTGGTGTTTCATCGAAGTCGAGTCCTTGCCAAGAGATCTGCTTCCGAGGAAGCGTAGTGTTCACTTCATGGTTGGATCAATAGTGACATGAAAACTTCATCAACTGACGACGGCGGGTTCCGCGCCCGCGTAACGGCGCGGCTGGACTCGCTGTCTCCCCGGGAGCGCGCAGTCACCGACTTCGTGCTCAACCGCCCCGCGGAGGCCGTGACCGCCTCCGCCCAGCAGCTCGCCGCGCTGACCGGAACCAGCGACGCGACCGTGGTGCGCACCGCCCGCTCGCTCGGCTTCAGCGGGCTGCGCGAGCTCAAGCGCTCGGTACTGGACATGCTCACCGCGCGGCGCGACCCCGCTATGGTGCTCGACCAGCGGCTGGAAGGACTCGGCGATCACCCGGTTCTGGACCGGGTGATCACCGACAGCGCCGACCTGCTGCGCCGCCTGCCCGAGGTGCTCGACACCCGGGCCTTCGCCGCCGCCGTCGACCTGCTCGGCGCGGCGGCGCGTACCGTCTGCTACGGCATCGGCCCGGCGTCGACGACGGCACGCTACCTGGCCATCGAGGTGGGCCGCCTGGGGAAGCGCAGCGTCGCCCTGGAGGCCTCGGGCTTCCGCCTCGCCGACGACCTGCTGGGCATCGGCGGAGACGACGTGGTCGTCGTCGTGGCTCCACTGCGCCTGTTCCGCGAGGTCGAGGCGCTGTTGGAGCACTGTTCGGAGGTGGGGGCACCCGTCGTGGCGATCACCGAGGCGCTCGGCGACGAACTGCGCGACCGCGTGCACGCCGTGCTGAGCACTCCCCCCTCCACCGCGGGCACCGCCGACGAGGGCTTCGCGGGCCGAGTGGTGGCCCACGCCCTGGTCATGGACCTGGCGGCGCGCGACAGATCCGGATCGGTCGCGTCCCGGCAGCGGTTGAACCGGCTGCGCGGCACGATCGCGGGCGACGGCATCGACGCCGACGTCGCGCCTTCCGACCCCGGCTGAGCGGGCGGCGAAGCGATGTGAGGGCCGGAGGCCCGGGGCCGGTCCCCGGGCCTCCGGCGGCGGTCAGGGGCGGCCCGGGCGGGGCCGACCCGGTTGGGGCGGCGGCACGCTCGGCGGGGTGCGGGGCGACATCCGGCACCGGGCGGGGACGGCGGCCGGAGGCGAGGACGGCCGCCCCGGCCGGAACCGGGTGATCGCCGCGGCCAGCTCGGCCTCGCCGTCGCCGCACACCAGGACCATGGCCGCGCTGTGGGCGGCCCAGCACTGCCCCGTGGCGGCGCCGTACCAGACGGTCCAGCCGTGGGGGCGCCAGGCCCGGCGCAGCCGCGCCAGCGGCGGGGCGGCCTGCGCGCGCTGCGGTGCGGGCGCGGTCGCCGTGCGGGCCGTCGGGGCGGCGGCGCCCAGGGACGCGGTCATGGCCGGACCTCCTCGGGCATCGGCACTGCCGGAGCGGCGGTGCCGGTGTCCCAAAGCAGCTCGAAGAACGTCCCCGCCCCGCATCGGGACGTGAAGCGGCCCCAGCGGTAGGCGAGCGTCGCGACCAGCAGCAGCCCACGCCCGTGCTCGGCGTCGGGGGCGGGCTCCGGTGCGGTAGAGGGAACCTGGAAGGGGGCGCCGCCCTCGTCGCGGACCTCCACGCGCAGCCGTCCGGGGAGGAAGAACGCGCGGACGGCGAACCGCCCGCCGACGTCCCCGCTGGGCGTATGCAGCACGGCGTTCGTGGCGAGTTCGGACAGCAGCAGCACGGCGGTATCGGCGGTCTCCGCAGGGACA contains:
- a CDS encoding nitroreductase/quinone reductase family protein codes for the protein MALRDFVVDARGIAPDHLVVLEVAGRSTGRTVATPLVMAVAGGERHLVSMLGDGSNRVRNVRAAGGSAVLRHGRREEVLLAEVAAEHRAQVPMTYLQRAPNAGVHLPVSAGSPLAEFARVAHRFPVFRVTAPPVQALAGEEP
- a CDS encoding glycosyl hydrolase, whose amino-acid sequence is MPAHDDTDAHRPRSGFSRRSFIGAGAALGTTAALQPALGLPGAAAAPAEADLTAGLADPARAVQAKFRWWWPHGMVEPAEIRREIDQIADAGFGGVEISDVHHSVEQDLDPAGSGWGTESWCTALEAALSRAERRGVVVDVTIGPAWPAAVPTITPQDDAAMRELAHGARFVDAGEQVDGPLPEPEVAPADGVSERSLFAVQAVRLAEGASPGDSPCSLDPDTLVDLTSSADGERLSWTAPDGGGTWALLAYWERGSGQRPEAGPHTEPASYVVDHFSRAGTRAVTGFWEEHILTGGIRRLLKGPAGGALFEDSIEMETEATLWTARMPAAFEEHTGYDPLPYLPVLVRAHEDKVFSYGPDADRRAIDDYNDVLSQLYIDHHAAALTEWAHGLGLQYRIQPYGLETDAAAKAAVVDIPEGETLGFNNLDDFRSLAGGRDLGGNTVLSSEAGAVYGGSYSTTWKQTARTIGREYAAGVNQAVLHGFSYADAPGARWPGFAAFTPYSGGVGYSESWGPRQPTWQHVDAVSGFFARAQHTLQWGASTVDVAFLRQKGYAGSGFGAAFFSDAGVRAGWTHQFVSPRLLEITDPDVHDGVLAPDGPAYRLLVFEGDAFNGRVATLPLETARRLLRYARAGLRILVVGDWSSPQPPGVDQSDSGELGETVRALLDEPTVRRVATREDIPDGIAALDAAPAVSYAQDSPLLHARRRSRRLDAYYLTNGSDDTEVDHDAVFATDVRHAYPFAVDLWTGAVSPIPVHTVEDGGIRLRVRLAPGASTVIALARPQWAKDAAGASEGTPPGQLRKLRFSETDADTVHVVGKSAKARAAKAGTYTATRADGRSVSTTIAKVGERRELTRWHLEVEDWRPGDATAETAIRTHDLDLDGLAPWTELDGLADVSGIGRYTATVELGDGWTGGHGAYLDLGRVSDLYRVRVNGGAVPAGDQIAPVVDLGDRLKRGTNTVEVEVSTTLINRMRAFRPDVYGDVPRQEQGLMGPVRLLPYGQAKL
- a CDS encoding sodium/glutamate symporter, with amino-acid sequence MFPTDEVSGDTVTALLFALTVLGLLILAGVLLRLLFTPLRRLFIPAALIGGVLGAALGPYGAGLFPEGMTATWSTLPGILITVVFAPMLIGVRMPNVRQSYRLIAPQLLFGYIGDLLMIGVPMLVCAAVLMPFWNVDAMFGTIVEIGWPGGHGTAGGMAPVYSDLGWADGGALALAGATVGLVFGIVMGMVLINIGARRGDVPHAGGAAATRDLLSGDERPGLGRVTLNKDLVDGLAFHGALIAVAVFIGWILQSALELVVPGMPLFPLAMIGGAVVQAVIGRTRIADAVDPGSLRAIQGAALDLLVVAAVASVSVPVVLANIVPLTLVMLVAAAVAVAFFYWAGPRMFRESWFEHAIVNFGTLTAVSSVGLMLLRTADPDLKTDAARAYALRAPFFSPVLGGGLITALLPVLAVNYGAWALGAGACAAALLLGLLARLLRIWQSPAKAEKAAASS
- a CDS encoding NAD(P)/FAD-dependent oxidoreductase, whose product is MKHQFVIIGGGIHGCAAAWMLADAGEDVLLLEAGETASGASGGFGRRGVRGNRRDLRELPLMRAAYRLWPTLSERLGADTGYERTGGLNLIEQEATGTKGGLVAAQAHADVQNRNGVPTEVLTRDRVLALEPAVGAEVRGALYCPFDGTADHGAATAAFAAAARARGAAVEEYSPVTGVEVAGGRATAVTTPDGRRYEIGQALLILNNTAAPDLLREHFGVSLPVWRILPQALRVVPQSGPPMRHLIGHDHRSLSLKPLPDGGVMVSGGWRGRWNAELDRGETVEANVHGNLRAAAEVYADLSDAELDLADAARPESCSADEIPVIDRVPGTANALVGTGWTGHGFAIAPAVAEALAFWARTGARPESLAPFSATRF
- a CDS encoding MurR/RpiR family transcriptional regulator, yielding MKTSSTDDGGFRARVTARLDSLSPRERAVTDFVLNRPAEAVTASAQQLAALTGTSDATVVRTARSLGFSGLRELKRSVLDMLTARRDPAMVLDQRLEGLGDHPVLDRVITDSADLLRRLPEVLDTRAFAAAVDLLGAAARTVCYGIGPASTTARYLAIEVGRLGKRSVALEASGFRLADDLLGIGGDDVVVVVAPLRLFREVEALLEHCSEVGAPVVAITEALGDELRDRVHAVLSTPPSTAGTADEGFAGRVVAHALVMDLAARDRSGSVASRQRLNRLRGTIAGDGIDADVAPSDPG
- a CDS encoding ATP-binding protein codes for the protein MSNAIAPESRFPRRLRQRRCAFRFDGRAHCVKAARTWLHGRMSVAGVPAETADTAVLLLSELATNAVLHTPSGDVGGRFAVRAFFLPGRLRVEVRDEGGAPFQVPSTAPEPAPDAEHGRGLLLVATLAYRWGRFTSRCGAGTFFELLWDTGTAAPAVPMPEEVRP